From Dasypus novemcinctus isolate mDasNov1 chromosome 19, mDasNov1.1.hap2, whole genome shotgun sequence, a single genomic window includes:
- the MYL2 gene encoding myosin regulatory light chain 2, ventricular/cardiac muscle isoform yields the protein MAPKKAKKRAEGANSNVFSMFEQTQIQEFKEAFTIMDQNRDGFIDKNDLRDTFAALGRVNVKNEEIDEMLKEAPGPINFTVFLTMFGEKLKGADPEETILNAFKVFDPEGKGVLKADYVKEMLTTQAERFSKEEIDQMFAAFPPDVTGHLDYKNLVHIITHGEEKD from the exons ATG GCACCCAAGAAAGCCAAGAAGAGGGCAGAAGGCGCCAACTCCAACGTGTTCTCCATGTTTGAACAGACCCAAATCCAGGAATTTAAGGAG GCCTTCACCATCATGGACCAGAACAGGGACGGCTTCATCGACAAGAACGACCTGCGGGACACCTTCGCCGCTCTGG GTCGTGTGAatgtgaaaaatgaagaaattgatgaaatgCTCAAGGAGGCTCCAGGTCCCATTAACTTTACTGTGTTCCTGACAATGTTTGGGGAGAAACTTAAAG GGGCAGATCCCGAGGAGACTATTCTCAACGCGTTCAAGGTGTTCGATCCCGAAGGCAAAGGGGTGCTCAAGGCTGATTA CGTTAAGGAGATGCTGACCACCCAGGCGGAGAGGTTTTCCAAGGAGGAG ATTGACCAGATGTTCGCCGCGTTCCCCCCTGACGTCACTGGCCACTTGGACTACAAGAACCTGGTCCACATCATCACCCACGGAGAAGAGAAGGACTAA